In Deinococcus sp. QL22, the following are encoded in one genomic region:
- a CDS encoding DinB family protein has product MILTDLVAHTLPRLQALTDAQASAKAMPDVWSAKEVLGHLIDSGVNNHARFVRASVQDGLELPGYAQNDWVTAGAYGARAWADLVSLWAAYHLQLAHVIAHLPPPSLAHTLRVGGGEAVTLGFLTEDFVAHQVHHLNQIWERTGG; this is encoded by the coding sequence ATGATCCTGACTGATCTGGTGGCCCACACCCTGCCCCGCCTGCAAGCCCTGACCGACGCGCAGGCCAGCGCCAAAGCTATGCCCGACGTGTGGAGCGCCAAAGAAGTGCTGGGCCACCTGATCGACAGCGGCGTGAACAACCACGCCCGTTTTGTGCGGGCCAGCGTGCAGGACGGCCTGGAGTTGCCCGGTTACGCCCAGAACGACTGGGTGACGGCGGGCGCTTACGGGGCGCGGGCCTGGGCCGATCTGGTGTCCCTGTGGGCGGCCTATCACCTCCAGTTGGCGCACGTCATCGCGCATCTGCCGCCGCCTTCGCTGGCCCATACCCTGCGTGTGGGTGGGGGAGAGGCCGTCACGCTGGGCTTCTTGACTGAGGATTTCGTGGCCCATCAGGTGCATCACCTGAATCAAATCTGGGAGCGCACGGGCGGATGA
- a CDS encoding diguanylate cyclase domain-containing protein — protein MLQLEQGVALMALLDIDHFKSINDTYGHEQGDAVLQGLGEYLASLTSAPASNHQSIQVGR, from the coding sequence ATGTTGCAGCTCGAACAGGGAGTTGCGCTGATGGCCCTGCTGGATATCGACCATTTCAAATCCATCAACGATACCTACGGGCACGAGCAGGGTGACGCGGTATTACAGGGGCTCGGAGAGTATCTGGCGAGCCTGACGAGCGCCCCTGCGTCCAACCACCAGAGTATTCAGGTCGGGCGCTGA
- the carA gene encoding glutamine-hydrolyzing carbamoyl-phosphate synthase small subunit has translation MLKKERAILALEDGTVYRGYAYGHRGETVGEVVFNTSMTGYQEIMTDPSYNGQIVTITYPHVGNYGVAIYDMESNKPYVRGFISREFSGTYSNHRAQQSLEAFMQQYGVVSIQGIDTRALVRRLRSGGVVKGVIAHRSYTHPEDSYGEFTPAEEQVYVRRAQGHQDIDGFDMTREVTTALPYAFPTLRSGKRVVLMDFGIKHTIIERLAEVGIEPIVVPAHTTPAQIMALQPHGLFLSNGPGDPAPLEYAHKAAWELMGLLPTFGICLGHQILGLAAGGKTFKMKFGHRGGNQPVKNLLTNTVEITSQNHGYAVDLDSIPNGAFVATHINLNDGTLEGMAHTRYPVFSVQYHPEASPGPHDSRYLFNRFIEEIDLFDGGSGTPVAKASTGRLGV, from the coding sequence ATGTTGAAAAAGGAACGGGCGATTTTAGCCCTGGAAGACGGCACCGTTTATCGGGGTTACGCCTACGGTCACCGGGGCGAAACGGTCGGCGAAGTGGTGTTCAATACCTCGATGACCGGGTATCAGGAAATCATGACCGACCCCAGCTACAACGGGCAAATCGTCACCATTACCTACCCACATGTGGGCAATTACGGCGTGGCGATTTACGACATGGAATCCAATAAGCCGTATGTGCGCGGCTTTATTTCCCGCGAGTTTTCCGGCACCTACAGCAACCACCGCGCCCAGCAATCCCTAGAGGCGTTTATGCAGCAGTACGGCGTCGTGTCCATTCAGGGCATCGATACGCGGGCGCTGGTGCGCCGGTTGCGTTCGGGCGGCGTGGTCAAGGGCGTTATTGCTCACCGCTCCTACACCCACCCCGAAGACTCTTACGGGGAATTTACGCCCGCCGAGGAGCAGGTGTATGTGCGCCGCGCCCAGGGCCATCAGGACATCGACGGCTTTGATATGACCCGCGAGGTCACCACCGCGCTGCCCTACGCCTTCCCCACGCTCCGCAGCGGCAAGCGCGTGGTGCTCATGGATTTCGGCATCAAGCACACCATCATCGAGCGGCTGGCCGAGGTGGGCATCGAACCCATCGTGGTTCCGGCCCACACCACCCCGGCACAGATCATGGCGCTCCAGCCACACGGCCTGTTCCTCAGCAACGGCCCCGGCGATCCCGCCCCCCTGGAATACGCCCACAAAGCCGCGTGGGAACTGATGGGCCTGCTGCCCACCTTCGGCATTTGCCTCGGCCACCAAATTTTGGGCCTCGCGGCAGGTGGCAAAACCTTCAAGATGAAATTTGGTCACCGGGGTGGCAATCAGCCAGTCAAAAACCTCCTGACCAATACCGTAGAGATTACTTCTCAGAATCATGGGTACGCCGTAGACCTCGACTCTATTCCCAACGGCGCGTTTGTGGCGACGCACATCAACCTGAACGACGGCACGCTGGAAGGCATGGCGCATACGCGCTACCCGGTGTTTTCGGTGCAGTACCACCCGGAAGCCAGCCCCGGCCCGCACGACAGCCGCTACCTGTTTAACCGGTTTATAGAGGAAATAGATTTGTTTGATGGGGGTAGTGGTACACCCGTCGCCAAGGCCTCTACAGGCCGTTTGGGGGTTTGA
- a CDS encoding pyridoxal phosphate-dependent aminotransferase: MPELLPRARNSSESIFSQMSRLALHYGAVNLGQGFPSDAPPPFLLDAARGALGRWDQYAPPAGLPILRGAIGADLGIDGADVVVTSGATEALNVLALSLYGPGNEVLMLEPVFDVYLPQARLSGATPVTVPMRLDDVSGWTLDLDALKAAVTPNTRALLLNSPFNPTGTVFSPAECAELVALARAHDLWIISDEVYDELYFGDKPTSFRDLAPERTFTVGSAGKRLEATGWRVGWIACPPGLASLLSAIRQNGSFCAPTPFQVAVAAALPVARESGFYAGLRAGYGQRMNLLASGLRELGATVFLPSGTYFLTARHSHWTAETLVKEAGVAVIPGAAFYAQHAAPEGLLRLAFCKSQAEIERALDSLGKYAVQTPA; this comes from the coding sequence ATGCCCGAACTCTTGCCCCGCGCCCGCAATTCTTCGGAGAGTATCTTCTCTCAGATGAGCCGCCTCGCCCTGCACTACGGCGCGGTGAACCTGGGGCAGGGCTTCCCCTCCGACGCGCCCCCGCCCTTCCTGCTGGACGCGGCGCGGGGCGCACTGGGCCGCTGGGATCAGTACGCGCCCCCGGCAGGTTTGCCCATTTTGCGGGGTGCGATTGGGGCCGATTTGGGCATAGATGGTGCAGACGTGGTGGTGACTTCGGGCGCAACCGAGGCGCTGAATGTGCTGGCCCTGTCGCTGTATGGCCCCGGCAATGAGGTGCTGATGCTGGAGCCGGTGTTCGACGTGTATCTGCCTCAGGCGCGGTTGTCAGGAGCCACGCCCGTCACGGTTCCCATGCGCCTGGACGATGTGTCCGGCTGGACGCTGGATCTGGACGCCCTCAAAGCCGCCGTGACGCCCAATACGCGGGCGCTGCTGCTGAACAGTCCGTTCAATCCCACTGGCACGGTCTTCAGCCCTGCCGAATGCGCCGAACTGGTGGCCCTCGCCCGCGCCCACGACCTCTGGATCATCAGCGATGAGGTCTACGACGAACTGTATTTCGGAGACAAGCCCACGTCTTTCCGTGACTTGGCCCCCGAACGCACCTTTACGGTAGGCAGCGCGGGCAAACGCCTGGAAGCGACAGGCTGGCGCGTGGGCTGGATCGCCTGCCCGCCGGGGCTTGCGTCTCTGCTGTCGGCCATTCGCCAAAATGGGTCGTTTTGTGCGCCCACGCCGTTTCAGGTGGCGGTGGCGGCGGCGCTTCCGGTGGCCCGCGAGTCGGGGTTTTATGCAGGGCTGCGGGCAGGGTACGGCCAGCGCATGAACCTGCTGGCCTCCGGGCTGCGGGAATTAGGGGCTACCGTATTTTTGCCCAGTGGTACGTACTTTCTTACGGCCCGGCATTCCCACTGGACAGCCGAAACATTGGTGAAAGAAGCAGGCGTGGCCGTTATTCCCGGCGCGGCCTTTTATGCCCAGCACGCCGCGCCAGAGGGTCTGTTGCGCCTCGCCTTCTGCAAGTCTCAGGCCGAAATAGAGCGGGCGCTGGACAGCCTGGGCAAGTACGCCGTGCAGACCCCTGCCTAA
- a CDS encoding GNAT family N-acetyltransferase, with protein MTDSSVQIRLANAQDKETIVRVMEEAGLSTEAALAEGTTYWVAERGGQPVGAIGLEHGDTASLLRGAAILPAARGGGLGRRLVMSAVEYAQGRGDRAIYMFSKGGDWGTFGFTQVPLAVVMGDLPNAPQIQAYKAKSERPGGTTWMRALDTGASKA; from the coding sequence ATGACCGACTCATCTGTTCAAATTCGCCTCGCCAATGCCCAAGACAAAGAAACCATTGTGCGCGTGATGGAAGAAGCGGGCCTGAGCACCGAAGCGGCGCTGGCCGAAGGCACTACTTACTGGGTCGCGGAGCGCGGCGGGCAACCTGTAGGAGCCATTGGGCTGGAGCACGGCGACACGGCTTCCTTGCTGCGTGGAGCGGCGATTTTGCCCGCAGCGCGGGGCGGCGGGCTGGGCAGACGCCTGGTCATGAGCGCTGTGGAATATGCACAGGGACGGGGCGACCGGGCCATTTATATGTTCAGCAAGGGCGGCGACTGGGGCACCTTTGGGTTTACGCAGGTGCCGCTGGCCGTCGTTATGGGCGACCTGCCCAACGCGCCGCAAATTCAGGCCTACAAAGCCAAGAGCGAGCGCCCCGGCGGAACCACATGGATGCGGGCACTGGATACGGGCGCAAGCAAAGCGTAA
- a CDS encoding GNAT family N-acetyltransferase — MMDVTVRLDGTLLTKRQQEWAQHLANPAKNPLLPTADGRLSGDGFTLQNELCVYSQLQPQYAEGLLYSGLIVTKRPCATVFDLTPKEAAATHELLAKVKAHLDATVQPDGYTVGWNVNPAGGQHIPHVHLHVIPRWNTDAAAGVGLRWFFRQVASQAQEQERRRGLAEASAPAAPVPISEPEGVPMTATELTPTPAVLLLTQQHVKLREALPADFSVILDLLTRCGLHTSSLTPEGSTYWIADLNGVPGGCIGLEHGQGVCLIRSTAVLPESRSQGLGRALVRSALTQASLRGDHTVYLFSQEAGDYWRRFGFVPTGGDELSAALPDAPQVKSGLCRGWIHEEQAWKLELVQQENAGQ, encoded by the coding sequence ATGATGGATGTGACGGTGAGGTTGGACGGCACGTTGCTGACCAAACGCCAGCAGGAATGGGCGCAACATTTGGCGAACCCGGCGAAGAATCCGCTCTTGCCTACCGCAGATGGCCGCCTGTCTGGTGATGGATTCACCCTCCAAAACGAACTCTGCGTGTACAGCCAACTCCAACCCCAATACGCCGAGGGCTTGCTGTATTCCGGCCTGATCGTGACCAAGCGCCCGTGTGCCACCGTATTCGATCTCACGCCAAAAGAAGCCGCTGCTACACACGAACTTCTTGCCAAAGTGAAAGCGCATCTGGATGCCACCGTACAGCCCGACGGCTACACAGTCGGCTGGAACGTGAACCCGGCGGGTGGGCAACACATCCCGCACGTACACCTGCACGTCATTCCCCGCTGGAATACCGACGCGGCGGCGGGCGTGGGCCTGCGCTGGTTTTTCCGGCAGGTGGCGAGCCAAGCACAGGAGCAGGAGCGACGACGAGGTTTAGCCGAAGCATCTGCCCCCGCCGCCCCCGTGCCCATCTCTGAACCTGAAGGAGTGCCCATGACTGCCACTGAACTGACTCCCACCCCCGCCGTACTTCTCCTGACCCAGCAGCACGTGAAGTTGCGCGAAGCCCTGCCCGCCGATTTTTCCGTGATTCTGGACTTGCTGACCCGCTGCGGCCTGCACACATCCAGCCTCACACCGGAAGGCAGCACCTACTGGATTGCCGACCTGAACGGCGTTCCCGGTGGCTGCATCGGCCTGGAGCATGGGCAGGGCGTGTGCCTGATCCGCTCCACTGCCGTGCTGCCCGAATCGCGTTCTCAGGGATTGGGCCGCGCCCTAGTCCGCAGCGCACTCACGCAGGCCAGTTTGCGCGGCGACCATACCGTGTATCTGTTCAGTCAGGAGGCGGGCGATTACTGGCGGCGCTTCGGCTTCGTGCCGACAGGCGGCGATGAGCTGTCGGCGGCCCTGCCCGACGCGCCACAGGTCAAAAGCGGCCTGTGCCGGGGCTGGATACACGAGGAGCAGGCGTGGAAGTTAGAACTGGTACAGCAGGAGAACGCGGGGCAGTGA
- the argH gene encoding argininosuccinate lyase has translation MTNSTQSKKLWGGRFAEATDDLVELFNASVGFDQRLAEQDIRGSLAHVAMLGSVGILDDTEVAQITNGLNTVLADIRTGNFEWRLDREDVHMNVEAALRDRIGPVAGKLHTARSRNDQVAVDFRLFTKEAALDLAEKTRALRAVMLAEADKHLEAGVILPGYTHLQVAQPILLAHWFMAYVAMLERDEGRLRDAAERMDESPLGSSALAGTPWPIDRHATAAALGFARPTANSLDGVGSRDFALEFLSACAILSAHLSRLSEELILYSTFEFGFITLPDSHTTGSSIMPQKKNPDVSELARGKAGRVFGNLMGLLTVVKGTPLAYNKDLQEDKEGVFDSYDTLSIVLRLYADMMPKTVWHAEKTKAAAARGYSTATDVADYLARQGVPFREAHEVVGGLVGTASRSNRQLWELTDAELKAAHPLLNAEVAQNLTVEESVKNRASYGGTAPQRVREAIADAKKKLEG, from the coding sequence ATGACCAATTCAACCCAATCAAAAAAGCTCTGGGGTGGCCGTTTTGCCGAAGCCACCGATGACCTCGTGGAGCTGTTCAACGCCTCTGTCGGCTTCGATCAGCGCCTGGCCGAGCAGGATATTCGCGGATCGCTGGCGCATGTGGCGATGCTGGGCAGCGTGGGCATTCTGGACGACACGGAAGTCGCGCAGATTACGAACGGCCTGAATACTGTGCTGGCCGACATTCGCACCGGGAATTTTGAATGGCGACTTGACCGCGAAGACGTGCATATGAACGTGGAAGCCGCGCTGCGTGACCGGATTGGCCCGGTGGCAGGCAAGCTGCACACCGCCCGCAGCCGCAACGATCAGGTGGCGGTGGATTTCCGGCTGTTTACCAAAGAGGCGGCGCTGGACTTGGCCGAAAAAACGCGGGCGCTGCGGGCCGTGATGCTTGCCGAGGCCGACAAGCATCTGGAAGCTGGGGTAATTTTGCCCGGCTACACGCATTTGCAGGTGGCTCAACCGATCTTGCTGGCGCACTGGTTTATGGCGTATGTGGCGATGCTGGAGCGCGATGAAGGGCGACTGCGCGACGCTGCCGAGCGCATGGACGAATCCCCGCTGGGCAGTTCGGCGCTGGCAGGCACGCCCTGGCCGATTGACCGCCACGCTACCGCCGCCGCCCTCGGGTTTGCCCGTCCCACCGCCAACTCTCTGGACGGCGTGGGCAGCCGAGATTTCGCGCTGGAATTCCTCAGCGCCTGCGCCATTCTCAGCGCCCATCTGTCGCGCCTGTCGGAAGAGTTGATCCTCTATTCCACCTTTGAATTCGGCTTTATTACACTGCCCGATTCCCACACCACGGGCAGCAGCATCATGCCCCAGAAGAAAAACCCGGATGTGTCCGAGTTGGCACGCGGCAAGGCGGGGCGCGTGTTCGGCAACCTGATGGGCCTGCTGACGGTGGTGAAAGGCACGCCGCTGGCCTACAACAAGGATTTGCAGGAAGACAAGGAGGGCGTCTTTGACAGCTACGACACCCTCAGCATCGTGCTGCGCCTGTATGCCGATATGATGCCCAAGACCGTCTGGCACGCTGAAAAAACTAAGGCGGCTGCAGCACGGGGCTACAGTACGGCAACCGATGTGGCCGACTATCTGGCCCGGCAGGGCGTCCCCTTCCGCGAGGCACATGAGGTGGTGGGCGGGTTGGTAGGCACTGCTTCCCGCTCAAATCGCCAACTCTGGGAACTGACTGACGCTGAATTGAAGGCCGCCCACCCGCTGCTGAATGCCGAAGTTGCCCAGAATCTGACCGTAGAAGAAAGCGTGAAAAACCGCGCCAGCTACGGCGGCACTGCCCCCCAGCGGGTGCGGGAAGCGATAGCCGATGCCAAGAAGAAGTTAGAGGGCTGA
- a CDS encoding N-acetyltransferase: MTLSLDSIAVPDLHPDSPLSTRKARLSDIDAIHELIGYWAARGLMLVRSRALLAETIRDFHLYLAEPHAGNPGGLAGVCGLHMLAPDLAEVRGLAIHPAMQGRGLGKKLVEACEQEAREIALPALFAWTYQQGFFEKCGFVRIDKTNLHPKVWSECQRCAFFENCNEIAMYRELG, translated from the coding sequence ATGACTCTGTCTCTGGACTCCATCGCCGTCCCCGACCTGCACCCCGATTCTCCCCTCAGCACCCGCAAGGCCCGCCTCAGCGACATAGACGCGATTCACGAACTGATCGGCTATTGGGCGGCGCGGGGGCTGATGCTGGTACGCTCGCGGGCTTTGCTGGCCGAAACGATCCGCGATTTTCACCTGTACTTGGCCGAACCGCATGCGGGTAACCCCGGCGGCTTGGCAGGGGTGTGCGGCCTGCATATGTTGGCCCCCGACTTGGCCGAGGTACGCGGGCTGGCCATTCATCCGGCCATGCAGGGGCGCGGGCTGGGCAAAAAATTGGTGGAAGCCTGCGAGCAGGAGGCGCGTGAAATTGCGTTGCCTGCCCTGTTCGCCTGGACTTATCAGCAGGGATTCTTTGAAAAATGCGGGTTTGTCCGGATAGACAAGACCAACCTGCATCCCAAAGTCTGGAGCGAATGCCAACGCTGCGCCTTCTTTGAAAATTGCAACGAGATTGCTATGTATAGGGAATTGGGTTGA
- a CDS encoding GNAT family N-acetyltransferase, with amino-acid sequence MTLPVGYVLRPAVPADAALIAAQRAAMFADMNVEYSEDTAQFAPWVEARLSAGTYLGWIVEHDGVAVAGAGLMILDWPPHFIDPQPLRSYLLNVYTHPQHRGLGLAQRLTRMALEETRRRGIRIMSLHASEFGRPLYEKLGFTATNEMRIVLEAEA; translated from the coding sequence ATGACCTTGCCTGTTGGATACGTATTGCGCCCGGCTGTCCCTGCCGACGCCGCCCTGATCGCGGCCCAGCGGGCAGCCATGTTTGCTGATATGAACGTGGAATACAGCGAAGACACCGCGCAGTTTGCGCCTTGGGTGGAGGCGCGGCTTTCGGCAGGCACCTATCTGGGCTGGATCGTAGAACATGACGGTGTGGCTGTGGCAGGCGCGGGCCTGATGATTCTCGACTGGCCGCCGCACTTCATTGATCCGCAACCGCTCCGCAGTTATCTGCTGAACGTGTACACGCACCCTCAGCACCGGGGCCTGGGCCTGGCGCAACGGTTGACCCGGATGGCCCTGGAGGAAACGCGGCGGCGCGGCATCCGCATCATGAGCCTGCATGCCAGCGAGTTTGGGCGGCCTCTCTACGAGAAGCTGGGCTTTACGGCCACCAACGAAATGCGGATCGTGTTGGAGGCTGAGGCATGA
- a CDS encoding GNAT family N-acetyltransferase produces MTYTLRQVTRAEVPTFHTVMMAAGMDARSSWSRTTVADLEHSLFGVGAGGLLAWAGAEAVGCVGFRPDGSHTLTLNKLATLPQARGHGIGAALVQAVEELAVQQGYGRVLLAVSQFNLDVIPFYERLGYRQDSAAVYAHASPQSPAPVVLVKAVMPITTEVLL; encoded by the coding sequence ATGACATACACCCTGCGCCAGGTCACCCGCGCCGAAGTGCCGACGTTTCATACCGTGATGATGGCGGCGGGCATGGATGCCCGTTCGAGTTGGAGCCGTACCACCGTTGCCGATCTGGAGCACTCCCTGTTCGGCGTTGGCGCAGGCGGGTTATTGGCTTGGGCAGGCGCGGAAGCGGTGGGCTGCGTCGGCTTCCGCCCCGATGGTTCGCACACCCTGACACTGAATAAACTCGCCACGTTGCCCCAAGCACGCGGTCATGGCATCGGCGCGGCGCTGGTGCAGGCGGTGGAAGAGTTGGCCGTCCAGCAAGGTTACGGGCGTGTGCTGCTGGCCGTCTCGCAATTCAATTTAGATGTTATCCCTTTTTACGAACGGCTGGGATACAGGCAGGATTCGGCGGCGGTGTACGCACATGCCAGCCCGCAGAGTCCTGCGCCCGTGGTGTTGGTGAAAGCAGTGATGCCTATAACAACAGAGGTTCTTTTATGA
- a CDS encoding LysE/ArgO family amino acid transporter: MPPFLRGLTLGLSLIVAIGPQNAFVLRQGLTRQHGLLAAFVCALADSLLITLGVLGVGAFLARSPALTLVGTLAGAAFLLWYGWRSFLSARKPVALETAGQAQQSPRAVLATALAFSFLNPHVFLDTLVLIGGASAGLSDSGRMGFLGGTLLASWLWFFGLALAGRQLAPVMNNPRAWQVLDVLIGVMMWAIAAGLVWGAVQGK; the protein is encoded by the coding sequence GTGCCTCCCTTCCTGCGCGGTCTGACCCTCGGTCTCTCCCTGATTGTGGCGATTGGGCCGCAAAACGCCTTTGTGCTCAGGCAAGGCCTGACGCGGCAACATGGGCTTTTGGCCGCCTTCGTGTGTGCGCTGGCCGATTCGCTGTTGATCACGTTGGGGGTGCTGGGCGTCGGTGCATTCTTGGCCCGCAGTCCGGCCCTGACGTTGGTAGGCACGCTGGCGGGCGCGGCCTTTTTGCTGTGGTACGGCTGGCGCTCCTTTCTGTCGGCGCGGAAGCCAGTCGCCCTCGAAACGGCAGGACAGGCGCAGCAGTCGCCCCGCGCCGTGTTGGCCACTGCTCTTGCCTTCAGCTTCCTCAATCCTCACGTGTTCCTCGACACCCTCGTGCTGATCGGCGGAGCCAGCGCGGGCCTCAGCGACAGCGGGCGCATGGGCTTTTTGGGCGGCACCCTGTTGGCGTCGTGGCTGTGGTTTTTCGGGTTGGCACTGGCCGGGCGGCAACTCGCCCCCGTCATGAACAACCCGCGTGCATGGCAGGTCTTGGACGTGCTGATAGGCGTGATGATGTGGGCCATAGCGGCGGGGCTGGTATGGGGGGCCGTGCAGGGGAAGTAA
- a CDS encoding argininosuccinate synthase, with the protein MTQDPAPTQTAPKQKIVLAYSGGLDTSIILKWLQTERNYDVVCFTADLGQGDEVEEARVKALNTGAVAAYALDLREEFVRDYVFAMFRSSALYEGYYLLGTSIARPLIAKKMVEIAQKEGAVAVSHGATGKGNDQVRFEMTAYALQPDIVTVAPWRDWEFQGRADLEAFAHEHGIPVPTTKKDPWSTDANMLHISYEGGILEDPWTEPPAHMFKLTVAPEAAPDEAEYVEVEFLNGDPVAINGEQLSPAALLTKANEIGGRHGIGRLDLVENRFVGMKSRGVYETPGGTLLYHARRAVESLTLDREVLHQRDALAPKYAELVYNGFWFAPEREALQVYMDHVAQSVTGTARIKLYKGNCIVVGRKAPKSLYDKDLVSFEAGGDYNQHDAGAFIKLNALRMRVQARVKAKAAKKD; encoded by the coding sequence ATGACCCAAGACCCTGCCCCCACACAAACTGCGCCCAAGCAAAAGATCGTTCTCGCCTACTCCGGTGGGCTGGATACCTCCATCATCCTGAAGTGGCTGCAAACCGAGCGCAACTACGACGTGGTGTGCTTTACCGCTGATCTGGGGCAGGGCGACGAGGTAGAAGAAGCCCGCGTGAAGGCGCTGAATACAGGCGCGGTGGCTGCCTACGCGCTGGATTTGCGCGAAGAATTCGTGCGCGATTACGTGTTCGCCATGTTCCGGAGCAGCGCCTTGTATGAAGGCTATTACCTCTTGGGCACGTCTATTGCCCGCCCTCTGATTGCCAAGAAAATGGTGGAAATTGCCCAGAAGGAAGGCGCGGTGGCAGTGTCGCACGGCGCGACGGGGAAGGGCAACGATCAGGTGCGCTTTGAAATGACGGCCTACGCGCTCCAGCCCGACATCGTGACGGTGGCTCCCTGGCGAGACTGGGAATTTCAGGGCCGCGCCGACCTGGAAGCCTTTGCCCACGAGCACGGCATTCCGGTGCCCACCACCAAAAAAGACCCCTGGAGTACCGACGCCAACATGCTGCATATCTCCTACGAGGGCGGCATTCTGGAAGACCCGTGGACTGAGCCGCCTGCCCATATGTTCAAGCTGACGGTGGCCCCCGAAGCCGCGCCCGACGAGGCGGAATACGTGGAAGTGGAGTTCCTGAACGGCGATCCCGTCGCCATCAACGGCGAGCAACTCAGCCCCGCCGCCCTGCTGACCAAAGCCAACGAAATCGGCGGCAGGCACGGGATTGGCCGCCTTGATCTGGTCGAAAACCGCTTTGTGGGCATGAAATCGCGCGGCGTGTACGAAACGCCCGGTGGCACGCTGCTCTATCACGCCCGCCGCGCCGTTGAAAGCCTGACCCTTGACCGCGAGGTGCTGCACCAGCGCGACGCATTGGCCCCCAAATACGCCGAACTGGTCTACAACGGCTTCTGGTTTGCGCCCGAGCGCGAGGCGCTACAGGTCTACATGGATCACGTGGCCCAGAGCGTCACCGGAACTGCGCGCATCAAGCTGTATAAGGGCAACTGCATCGTGGTGGGCCGTAAAGCCCCCAAGAGCCTGTACGACAAAGACCTGGTGAGCTTTGAGGCGGGCGGCGACTACAACCAGCACGACGCCGGAGCCTTCATCAAGCTGAACGCCCTGCGAATGCGCGTGCAGGCGCGGGTCAAGGCGAAGGCCGCCAAAAAGGACTGA